A window of Adhaeribacter arboris genomic DNA:
GAAGAACTTTTCGTTAAAAGTTAATCGGGATGGTAGACAACGAATATTTTTCCTACACTTTCTCTCATGCTGATTGTTAAAGAAACAACTGGGAGAAATGTAGAATAAAAGGCTCAGCTGGAGCATCCGGTGAGCAACAATTACGCGCTAACCAGGCTCATCCATACTCGCCCCAATAGAAACAACTGGTAGAATGGAGATAGACGTATTTACATAAGTTTGCTGATTAAATATTTAACAATAAAACGCCAGGAAGAATCGGGAAAGAGGCCCTGCCAACCTTGCGATTGATGCGGGCGACCTGCTGGAGGGTTAGCAAAAGTAGATAACTGCCTATCTAATTCCTACAAGTATAAACAGGTATTTTGGGTATAAAAGCTGGTATTTTGCTTTACTAATGGAAAAGATTCATTTGGCCGAGAAGGGGAGTTGAAAACGTAACACAATACCGAGCAAGAAGGTGATGCTCGTGCTATTTCAATTTAATTGGCAGAAATAAAGCTACTATTTATTCTAGCTTAACTACCTTTTTAACTTAAATCTCTAATTCATAATTTCTAAGTTTTTAATTTGGCGAAGCACCAGTTTATTCATTAACAGTAAAGTAGTTAGAGGCCAGCCTAGCTAAAAATTATAAAAACAAAGCTGACTAGTGCTAGCCAGCCTTGTTTTTGGCTCGCATCTTTTATTTAGTTAAGAGCAGTTTCTGTTGCCGGCGCAGCGTAGGAGTTTGCAGTTGCAGCAGGTACATGCCCGCAGCCTGTTTATTGACTAGCCATTTTATTTCATAGGTTTGATTGGCCTGTGCTTTGCCCTGGAACAAAGTAGTAATTTCCCGGCCTTGGCTGTCGTATACTTTTACTTGGGTAGTTTGGGTTTGCGGTAAAGTAAAATTAACGGTTACCTGTTCTTTAAAAGGATTCGGATAAGCTTGAAGCACGCTTAATTTTGTTTCATTTACCGGCTTAGTAAATCTTGTTGCTTCTCGGGCAGCTACTATGGCGGTAGTTTCCGGCGCTACTTTCACCAGCCAAAAATCCGCACCGCCCTGGCTGGGCTGCGTTCTATCGCCGCTCACGCCTGAAATTGATTTACCAGCCAGCAACAAGCCTCCATCCGGGGTTTTAATCACAGCCCGGAGTTCTTCGGCTTCGCTGCCACCGTAACGTTTATCCCACTGGTACATACCATCCGCATCCGTTTTCACGATCCAATAATCGCTCGATCCCTGGCTATTCTGGGTTTTGTTGCCGCTTTTGTTCGAGAAAGACTTACCGGCTAAAAGATACCCGCCATCGCTGGTCTGGACGCTAGCCCGTAGTTCTTCATCCAAGATACCGCCGAAACGCTTGTCCCAGATTTTCTCGCCGGTGCTGGTGAATTTAAGGAACCAGAAATCTTTGCCGCCCTGGCTGCCCCGGGTTTTGTCAAAGCCAGCGGGGGAGTCGCTTTGGCCCGAGATAAAATACTCACTGCCACTCTTACCTAAAGAATAGGCTTCGTCTTCGCCGCTGCCGCCGTAGGTTTTATCCCAGAGTTTAGTACCGTTCTTATCTAAACTGATCAACCAGAAGTCCTTGCCGCCCCGGCTTACTTCGCTTTTCTCGCCGTTGATGCCAGAGGCCGAAGTACCGCCCAGTAAGAAGCCCCCACCGGAAGTTTGCACAATACCGCCCAGTTCTTCGTTTAACGTACCGCCGTAACGTTTGTCCCAGATTTTAGTACCTGTACGGCTTACTTTTATCAACCAGAAGTCGGTACCTCCCTGGCTGCCCTGGCTTTTATCGCCCCCTGCCGGCGAGTTGCTGTAACCCGCTAAAATGTATTCGCCGGTGGGGAGTTGCAATACTTTCTTGAGTTCGTCGTAGCCGCTGCCGCCGTAGCGTTTATCCCATTGCTTTACGCCGGTACTGCTAATTTTTACTATCCAGTAGTCGCGATCGCCGCGATTAGATTGAGTTTTGTCGCCACCAATGCCCGATTGGGAAACTCCGGCTAAGAGGTATCCGCCGTCCTGCGTTTGAATAATGCGATTTAAATATTCGTGGTCGGAGCCGCCGTAAGTTTTATCCCAAAGTTTATTGCCGTTGGCATCGGTCTTTACAATCCAGAAGTCGTTCTTGCCCTGGCTGCCTTGAGTTTTGTCGCCGCTGATGCTGGAAGGCGAGTAACCGCCAGATAAGTAACCACCGTCGGAAGTTTTAATAATAGCGGTAAAGCCTTCATTACCTGTGCCTCCGTAACGAAGATTCCACTGAGTACTAGACACTAAAGGTTCTGCAACCGTAATGGTATAATCTTCCGTTTCGCCGTAATCGGTACTACCACACCATTCGGAACCGGAGAAGGTATTAAAATATTTGGTACTTACCCGCATCCGGTGTAATCCATCTGTTACATTTGTCGGAATGGTAATTGTACCGGAAAATGTACCCAATGCGGCTGAAGGAGATTTATAAACAAATTCTCCTGTATCAGCAAAATCGTTGTCATTGTTATAATCTATCCATACTCCATAGCTTTGCGCGTTGCTTCCATCTCCCTCCAAGCTAATGTTATAAGTTTGACCTCGATTAAGGACAGTAGTAAAGCTACCCATCGGACTGTAGTTGATATAGCTTTTGGTTTTTCCGTTACAACCCGAACTATTGTTAACTAAATTATTAAAACTAAAATTATTAATATAAATAAATTCGCTACACCCGTAAACAACAGCGGGCTCACAGTACGGATTGTAGGGCGTATCTAAGTTCTTAGCTTTCACTAACCAGTAATCAGCCCCCCCCCTTTTAGCTTCGCTCTTGTCCCCACTTATACCAGAAGTTGAATATCCCCCAAGTAAATACCCTCGATCTGGAGTAGCTATAACCGCCCTCAAGTAATCTTCTCCATTGCCACCGTAGGTTTTATCCCAAATGTTTACACCATCCCCGGTTATCTTAACAATCCAATAATCATAATTGGAATTTGAAGCCTCACTCTTATCTCCACCTTCATTTGACGAGGATTGCCCTCCTAATAAGAAACCTCCATCTGCAGTGGTTATGAAATCTTGAAAATAATCCGGACCATCACCACCTATTGTTTTATCCCAAAGCTTAGTGCCATCCCTATTTATCTTGATTACCCAGTAATCATAGTCTCCCTTACTTGCTTCGCTTTTCCCTTCTTCAATACCTGAATCGGATTGGCCTCCCAGTAAATAGCCTCCATCAGGCGTGGTTTCTATGTCGCAAAGATAATCTTGTCCAGTACCGCCATATTTTTGATCCCAAATCTTGGTGCCTTTGTCATCCAGTTTTACTACCCAAAAATTATAATCTGTTTCTTCCCAACTGAAAGTATTTGAATAGCCACCTAAAATATACCCCTTGTCACTGGTCTGTTGCACTAACGATAATATATCACTTCCCCAACCACCAATTGTTCTTTCCCAAACTATAGTTCCGTCAACACTTAGCTTCACCAACCAGTAGTCAGTATACCACGGCTTGCCTTTATTATCCTCAGATTTATCTCCACTGACGCCCGAATAAGAAGAACCGCCAAGAATATACCCTCCATCACTTATTTGTTGAACGGATTCTAATCTATCATTTTCTTCACCGCCAATTGTTTTGTCCCAAACCTTATTCCCGTTGGCATCTAATTTTACTATCCAATAGTCCTGCCCTCCTTTACCATCTTCACTCTTATCTCCACTTTTTGTAGAAGAATCTGAATAACCACCTAATAAATAGCCACCATCCTTGGTAATAGTTAATGCTTTAAGGTAATCATTGCCATTACTGCTAAAAGTTTTGTCCCAAATCTTATTTCCATTTGCATTAACTTTTACTACCCAATAGTCCTGATTGCCTAAACTAGGTTGAGACTTATCGCCTCCAACTCCTGAAGGAGAACTTCCACCAAGTAAATAACCCCCATCTGCCGTAGCAACTATAGAAGTAAATTCCTCGGACATACTACCTCCAAGGGTTTTATCCCATTCTTTGGTTTGAGCCGATGTTCTAGGAATTGGGCTAACAGCAAAGAATAAGAGTAGCAAGATGTTAAGTTTGGCAAATTTTATAAAAAAATAATTTAAATTCCGTTTTAGAAGAGATAAAAGTATTCTCATACGCTTTGTTGCAAATGTTTTTTAGGTGAAAAAAAGATTAATAAATATGGATGATAAATACAGTAATATATTGCTTTACAATAAATATACTATTAATAATTATTGATTTCCCCATACTATAATTGCATGTTTTACTACTTGAGAAATCATTCTCATATGGAGTCTGGTAAAGTTAGTAATGATAGCTTAGTTTAGGATTTACACTTATACATTCGGTTAATGGGAAGATTGTTACCTGGTATGGAAGAATATTTTATAAAATATATTCTTTATTAATTAGGTAGGAGATTTATCGAAAGTATAAATGTGTCTTAAGCTAGCTTGGTTTACCAACCACTCGGGAAATACATAAAAGAGATTTAAAAACGGGAGAACAAAAAACAAGTTGTAACCCAATCTTTTAGAGTAAGTTCATTTCAAATTGTAGATTTTCTCTGCTTTAAGGGAACATTCTTACTCAAAGCCTTTTGCTCTACGCTAGCACGCCAAAGAAGTAGAAAAGAATAAATAATTACGATAATCTAGACGCATTTAAATATAGCAACCAGGCTGCTTTCACGCGGGTTTTAGGCCAATACTTCTTCCTCCGAAACCACACCGGAAAAAGCCAATTGCTGCTTTCCTGCGTCGAACTCGTTTTCGCTTTTGGCGATGACAATGGTGGCTACGCCGTTGCCGATGATATTGGTAATGGCCCGGGCTTCGGACATGAAGCGGTCTACACCGAGCAGCAAGGCTAGCCCTTCTACGGGAATAATTTTGGTAGCGGTAATGGTGGAAGCGAGCACGATAAATCCGCTGCCGGTAATGCCCGCTGCTCCTTTAGACGTAAGCATGAGAATAGCAATAACGGTAGCTTCCTGAGCTAAAGTAAGATTAATGCTAAACACCTGCGCCAGAAAAATAACGGCAATGCTCAGGTAAATACTCGTACCGTCGAGGTTAAAAGAATAGCCCGTAGGTACTACCAAACCCACTACCGATCGGGAGCAGCCTAACCGTTCCAGTTTGCGCATGAGCTGCGGCAGCGCTGACTCCGACGACGAAGTACCCAGCACCAGCAATAATTCTTCTTTTATGTATTTTAAATACTGCCACAAGCTTACTTTGTAGTAGGCCAGAATGAGGTTAAGCACCACGAAAATGAACAAAAACATGGTCAGGTAAACGGTAAGCATGAGTTTGCCCAAAGGCAGCAAAGTATTAATGCCGTATTTACCAATGGTAAAAGCCATACCACCAAAGGCACCTAACGGGGCCAGTTTCATGATCATGGCCAGAATCCGGAAGAAAACGGCGGATAATTTTTCAAAAACGGCAATAATAGCGGGTGCAGCTTCGCCTACCCGGGTGAGCGCCACCCCAAACAATACCGAGAAAAAGAGCACCTGCAAAATATCGCCCTGGGCAAAAGCCCCGATTACCGTGGAGGGAACAATATGCGTGAAATATTCTACCCAATTAATTTCGGCGGCTTGTTGGGTATAGGTACTGATATCGCCTTTCGCCAGCGCCGAAATGTTAATGCCCGCCCCCGGTTGCAAAATGTTAGAGGCTACTACTCCAATTATTAAAGCAAACGTCGTTACTACTTCAAAGTACAATAATGCTTTACCCCCTACCCGGCCCACTTTTTTCAGGTTCCCCATGTTGCCGATGCCCAGCACAATGGTTAAAAAGATAATGGGCGCAATTACCATTTTAATCAGGTTAATAAATACCTCGCTGATGGGCCGGAGTTGGGCGGCGGTCTCCGGGAAAAATATGCCGGTCAGAATGCCTAAAAAATAGCTAGTAAAACCTGAAAAGTAAGGTTCCGGGAGAGTCGACGCATATACGAGTAGCTGTTTTCGCGTAAAAGATAACTAGAATTACCGGAAAGTGCCGAAAAGATTTATGCTAACCCGAGCGAAGGTAAAAGCTGGGTTTTGAAAGAAGGATTGAAGCAAGCAAGGAACTTCTGCTCTCTAAGAATCAAACTCGAAATATAGCTTACAACAGCCTATTAGTACTTTTAAAAAGAACTTTACACCAACGAATAGCACATAAAACAAGAATAAAATTTAAATTAGAACAAAGTTGCCTGCTTACTATCCCCAACTATGGCGCTACGTTTCCAGCGAATCCTTTTTATTGTTTTTCTCTGGCTGATAGGCTGGTGGGGAGCTTATGCCCAAGCCAGTCTTGATACCAGCTTTGTAGCGAATGCCCGCGAGAATTTGGATCAAGGGTATACCCAAATGGCTAGTTCCGAGTCTATTTTATACAACGGAACGGAATATGCGCCGGAAAAGAAAGCCTACCTGAAAGGGCACTCTTATTATAAAACCGCCCACGAACTAGAAGGTAAAATTTACTACCATAACACTTGGTTCCCGAATGTACCGCTACAGTACGACCTGGTTTTAGACCAAATTATTGTTGAACACCCTACTTCTGAATTTAAAATAAAGCTGGTAGCCGAAAAAGTAAAATTCTTTATTGTGGCGGGCCATACTTTTATTCGCTTAACCCCGGATAGTTTAAAAACAACCACTTTGAAAGCTGGATTTTACGATTTACTTTACGATAATAAGCTACAAGTTTTAGCGCACCGGTCTAAAAGGCTGGTGCAACAAACTACTGATATTGGCTTGGAGGGCAAGTACGTCGAAACCGACTCTTACTTTATTTATAAAAAAAATATTTACTATCCGGTAGATAAAAAGAAATCTGTTGTAAAAATATTGGCCGACCGGAAAAAGGAAGTGCAGGCTTTTATCCGGAGTAATAAATTAACCTTCCGGCAAAACCGGGAAACAGATATTATGAAGTTGGTTCAGTATTACGTTCAATTAAGCGGTTAAACCCAACGGGGCCTGCCAGTAATAACTTTATTTTAGAATTTAAATGTAAGCGCTTTAAAAATAAGTAACCGGATAAAATTAATTTAATATAATTAAAGTAGGAATAGCTACTAAAATCATTGCTATTAAATTACTTAAATACAAAAAGTCTAACATATTATATCTAAATACTTGTGTCTTTTACTTAGTTGCCTGCCTAACTAACATATGATTAGATGCTCCTGGTTACTATTCCTACTAATTTGCCTGCTAGGTTACAGCAATGGTGTTTTAGGTCAGCAGCAAGCCGATACTCTCTTTACCGGAAGTTTTACTAAAACACCTTTTGCTGAGTTTGTACAACAAGTAGAGGCGAAAACCAGTTACCATTTTTTCTTTTCTCCGGCTACTGTTGATAGCCTTTTTGTCACCCTCCAAGTTCAAGAGCAATACTTGCCCGAGCTTTTGCCGCAAATATTCCGGAATACGCCCGTTCAATTCGCGATAGATAATCAGTACCGGGTATTTATTACGAAAGACACGGCCATTCAAACAACTTTACGATCTGATTTTTTTGAACCAGCTACCGATAGCACCATTTCCACGGTATCGCCAATCCTTGCAATTACCGCCTCGAATCCTCGTTCCATTCGGTCGCGGAACACGCTGGAAACAAAATTATTTGAAATTGGCTCGGGGCGGGCCACTTCCGTTAACAGTAAAGCAAACTTGGCCGGCTACGTGCGCAACCTAAAAACCGGTGAACCCATTACGGGGGCTTCAGTTTACATACAACCGCCCCTCATTGGGGTAAAATCCGACCAATTTGGGTATTACTCTTTAACCTTGCCGGTTGGGCGCCACGAACTCCTGATTAAATCCGTGGGGCAGAAAAGCACCCGCCGCCAAATTCAAATTACTGCCGACGGCAAATTAAACATCGACTTAGAAGAAGAGGTAACTACTTTAAAAGAAGTGGTTGTAGAAGCCCAAAAAGATAAAAATGTAACGGGTTTACAAATGGGCCGGGAACAACTGGATATTAAAACCATCCGGCAAATACCAACGGCTTTCGGGGAAACGGATATTTTACGGGTGGTCCTCACCTTACCCGGAGTGAAATCGGTAGGCGAGGGCAGCACCGGTTTTAACGTGCGCGGCGGAGCCACCGACCAAAATTTGATTTTATTTAATGGCGCTACTATCTACAACCCGGCGCATTTGTTTGGTTTCTTTTCGGCCTTTAATCCCGATATTTTAAAATCGGTGGAGTTATACAAAAGCGCGATACCGGCGGCTTACGGAGGAAGGTTGTCTTCGGTATTAGAAATAGCTACCCGCGACGGCAATAAAAAACAATTCTCAGGCTCCGGCGGCATTGGGTTACTAACCAGCCGGCTTACCTTAGAAGGCCCCATAATAAAAGATAAAAGTGCTTTTCTTATCAGTGGCCGTAGTACTTATTCCGATTGGTTATTGCAGCAATTACCCAATAAAACGTTACGGGAGAGTGCGGCGGCTTTTTACGACGTAAACGTTCACCTGAGCCACGAAGCAAACGAGAACAATACCTTTTATGTAACGGCCTACACCAGCCGCGATAAATTTAAACTGGGCGCCGATACCTTATACCAATACACCAACCAAAGTATTAGCACCAAATGGAAGCACATTTTTACTAACCAATTATACGGCGTAGTAACGGGTAGCCTTAGTCGTTATTCTTATAATATCGAAAGTCAACGCAACCCGGTAAACTCCTCCCGGCTTACGTACGGCGTTAACCAGGCGAACCTGCAAGTTGATTTAAATTACTTCCGGAACGAGACGCATACTTTTAATTACGGCCTTAGCTCTATTTTTTATACGGTTACTCCCGGCAAACTACAGCCCTTAGGTTTTGAATCGTTAATTACCCTGGATGCCCTGCAAGAAGAAAAAGCAATAGAAAGTGCCGTTTACGCTTCCGATCAAATAACCATTAGTCCGCGCTTATCGGTTTATTTAGGTTTACGGTACTCGTTGTACCAGGCATTAGGTCCCCGACAGGTGAACCAATACGTACCGGGTGTGCCGCGCACCGAAAAAACAATAACGGATACCATTTTCTACCAAGCGGGCCAAAGTATTGCCCACTACCAAGGTCCGGAGTATCGAATTTCAGCGAAGTATTCTCTAACGGATTACTCTTCCCTGAAGGTAAGTTATAACCGCATGCGGCAGTACATTCACATGCTTTCCAACACGGCGTCTATGTCGCCGGCCGATGTATGGAAATTAAGTGATGCGTATATCCGGCCGCAGATAGGCGATCAACTAGCCATTGGCTACTACCATAATTTAAAATCCAATAGCATTGAAACCTCCGTGGAAGCCTACTTTAAAAACATGCACGATTTCGTGGATTATAAAAGCGGCGCCACCATCATCCTGAATCACCACCTGGAAACGGATGTGGTAAACGCCGAAGGCAAAGCCTACGGGATTGAACTAATGGTAAAGAAATTAACGGGTAAACTAAACGGCTGGTTTAGTTACACCTACGCCCGTTCCCTGGTACGGGTAAATGTAGGCACGCCCGCCGACCAGATTAACAATGGCAAGTATTATCCCAGTAATTTCGATAAACCCCACGATTTTACCTTAATTAGCAATTACCGGTTTAACCAACGCGTGAGTACTTCTTTGAATTTCACCTACAACACGGGCCGGCCCATAACTTTACCGTTGGCTAAATATTACCTGCGCGACACTCCCCGCATTTTTTACTCGAACCGCAATGAGTACCGGGTGCCGGATTATTACCGGGCCGATTTTGCAGTAAACCTGGAAGGAAATCATAAAATAAAGAAACTAGCCCATAGTTCCTGGACCTTTGCTGTATATAACCTGACGGGGCGCAAAAATCCTTTTTCTATTTACTTTAAATCGGAAAGTAACCAGATTAAAGGCTACCAACTAGCTATTTTCGGGCAGCCCATTCCCACTGTTACTTATAATTTCAGATTCTGATGCGGTTGAAGAAGGGTAATTTCATCAATTGTTTTATCTGGCTTTTGTGGCTATTATTGAGTAGTTGCGTAGAACCGTACGAACCTAAAGTACTCCGGTCAGTTAGTAAGTTTTTGGTGGTAGATGGTTTTATTAACAGCCAGGGAATAACTACCATTAAACTAGCCCGCACTTTAAATCTGACGGATACATTAAATTTACCCGAGCCGGAAACGAAGGCCCAAGTACAAGTAGAAGAAGAAAACGGAGCGCCATACCTTTTAACGGAAAAAAATCCGGGCACTTATGTTTCCGGCAAACAAACCCTTCACGCCAGCCGCCGATACCGTTTACTTATCCAAACTGCCGCAGGCACAAAATATGCTTCCGCTTTTGTTTCGGTCCGGCCCACCCCCGAGATAGACAGTGTTAGCTGGCGAGTGGAAAGTAATGGGCTACAGATTTATGTAGATACCCACGATCCGCAAAACAATACCCATTATTACCGCTGGGAATACGAAAATACCTGGGAATTTACCCCGCCTTATAATTCCGTTTTGAGCTATGTAATAGATACTGTTTTAATTCGGCGGGATGATATTTACCATTGCTGGAAAACAGAAATATCGCCCAGAATAAGTATTAGTAATTCTATTAAGTTAAGCCAGGATGTAATAGCCCAGTACCCTTTGCTTTTTCTGCCGGCTGGTTCAGAAAAGTTGCGTTACCGGTACAGTATTTTGGTTAAACAATACGCCCAAACTGCGGAAGAATACCAATATTGGGAAATGCTGCAGAAAAATACCGAACAAATTGGGGGACTTACCGATCCGCTGCCTTCGCGGTTAACCGGCAATATTCAAAACCTCACTAACCCCGATGAACCCGTGATTGGTTATATTGGAGCCTACAGCCTTCGCGAAAAAAGAATATTTATTACCAACGAGGAATTACCCCAAGAATGGGTTTATGAATCAGGATACTCCGATTGCGAAGAGCCTTTTCCTATTTATCTTGGTGATAATATAGCGGCTTACCTGAAAGCAGGAAAGTATATTCCTTTGTATCCGATCGCCCGTCCCGGTTTAATCGGGTACTATATTGCCTCTCAAGAATGTACCGATTGCCGCTTGAAAGGCACCAATATGAAGCCTGATTTTTGGCCTTAAAAAATTTCAAATAATTCGTATTCAAACAATTAACTACCATACAATTATAAAATTATTAGCAGACTAAGAAACTACTTCCGATTTAGCTCATTAAAATGAATACTTTGTTCTTATCCGTTAATCCGCCAATCCCATTTTTTTACGTTCGACAAAATACGCTGCTGGGTTTATTTTTAGGGGTAGCATTACTCCTTCCCCGATTGGTTTTTGCTCAACCGGATTCGTTAAAAAGTATTACCTCTCATTTTGATCATTATCGCCGCCAAGTTCTGACGGAAAAGTTATTTCTGCATCTCGACCGGCCCGCGTACGTGAGCGGCGAGACCATGTGGTACAAAGTTTACAGCACGGATGGTATTTACAACAAACCTTTGGCTCTAAGCAAAATAGCTTACGTGGAAGTAGTAGACAAAAATCAAAAACCGGTACTGCAAGCCAAAACCGCTTTGCAAAATGGTTTTGGGAATGGCAGTTTTAGTTTACCGTTTTCCTTAAACTCGGGTAACTATACGGTGCGGGCTTATACCAACTGGATGAAAAATGCTGGCCCGGATTATTATTTCTCCGCCGCAATTAGCATTATTAATACTTTCAAAAAATCCGGAATAAAGCCCAAGGTAAGTACGCCTTCTTATGATATACAATTCTTTCCGGAAGGCGGCAACCTGGTTCAGAACTTACCAAGTAAAGTAGCTTGTAAAGTAATGGACTCAAACGGCAAAGGAGTAAGTTTCAGAGGTGAATTGCGCGACCAGAACGAAAAAGTTCTAACTAGTTTTCAATCTCTTAAATTCGGGATGGGTCACTTTTACGTTACCCCTACGCGCAGCCAGAAATTAACCGCCGTCATAATAGTACCAAATAGTAAAGTTATTCGCCATTCCTTACCAACTGCCCTTGAGCAAGGCTATGTGATGCACCTTCAGGCAAACGAAAATGATTCAGGAAATTTAAAAATAACTGTACAAGCTTCTTCTAAAACTTCTTCGGATGCCCCGGAATCTATTTATTTATTGGCGCATACCCGTAACCAAATAGCTGCGGCTGAAAGTAAAATGTTACAACAAGGGCAGGCCACTTTCCTGGTAAACAAAAAAGATTTAGCCGCAGGTATTTCGCACTTTACTATTTTTAACCGTAAAAAAGAACCGGTATGCGAACGCTTGTACTTTAAACGCCCGACAAATAAATTAAACATTGTTGCCCACACAAATAAAACCCAATACTTAACCCGCGAACCGGTAATCTTAGATATTCTCACGCAAGATGAAGCTAGCCAGGCTACCTCCGCTAATGTGTCGGTAGCCGTTTACCAGCTAGATTCTTTAAGCACCCATTTGCTTCCTGGTATTCAAAGCTATTTGTGGCTACGTTCTGATTTAAGGGGCGAAATAGAAAACCCGGATTACTATTTTGAAAATACCGATTCGCTAGCCGATGATGCGGCCGATAATTTAATGCTGACCCAAGGCTGGCGCCGCTTTAAGTGGGAAGCTATCCTGACAAATCAACCAATTTTAACGGACTACCCTCCCGAATTAAATGGTCATTTTATTATGGGTAAGGTAACGGATACCCGTACGGGAAAATCTGCCTCCAACATCAGCACCTATTTGGCCTCTCCTGGCCGGCAAGTTGAGCTGTATACCGCTACCAGTAATACCAATGGCTCGTTGTTATTTGAGGTAGAAAATTTTTATAATTCGCAAGATTTAGTCCTGCAAACCAATCCGCAACGCGATAGCACCTACCACTTAGAATTATTATCTCCTTTTTCACAAAAGTATCCCCCTCATCTCCTCCCAGATTTACATTTACTTAAACGCTGGCAAACCAATATTGCTACCCGCCACCTGCAAATGCAAGCACAAAATAGCTATTTTAAAGATTTTCAGCCGCTGGTAAAGTTACCCGTAACAGATAGTATTCCTTTTTACGGTAATGCCAACGAGAAATACAAACT
This region includes:
- a CDS encoding GEVED domain-containing protein, which codes for MLLLFFAVSPIPRTSAQTKEWDKTLGGSMSEEFTSIVATADGGYLLGGSSPSGVGGDKSQPSLGNQDYWVVKVNANGNKIWDKTFSSNGNDYLKALTITKDGGYLLGGYSDSSTKSGDKSEDGKGGQDYWIVKLDANGNKVWDKTIGGEENDRLESVQQISDGGYILGGSSYSGVSGDKSEDNKGKPWYTDYWLVKLSVDGTIVWERTIGGWGSDILSLVQQTSDKGYILGGYSNTFSWEETDYNFWVVKLDDKGTKIWDQKYGGTGQDYLCDIETTPDGGYLLGGQSDSGIEEGKSEASKGDYDYWVIKINRDGTKLWDKTIGGDGPDYFQDFITTADGGFLLGGQSSSNEGGDKSEASNSNYDYWIVKITGDGVNIWDKTYGGNGEDYLRAVIATPDRGYLLGGYSTSGISGDKSEAKRGGADYWLVKAKNLDTPYNPYCEPAVVYGCSEFIYINNFSFNNLVNNSSGCNGKTKSYINYSPMGSFTTVLNRGQTYNISLEGDGSNAQSYGVWIDYNNDNDFADTGEFVYKSPSAALGTFSGTITIPTNVTDGLHRMRVSTKYFNTFSGSEWCGSTDYGETEDYTITVAEPLVSSTQWNLRYGGTGNEGFTAIIKTSDGGYLSGGYSPSSISGDKTQGSQGKNDFWIVKTDANGNKLWDKTYGGSDHEYLNRIIQTQDGGYLLAGVSQSGIGGDKTQSNRGDRDYWIVKISSTGVKQWDKRYGGSGYDELKKVLQLPTGEYILAGYSNSPAGGDKSQGSQGGTDFWLIKVSRTGTKIWDKRYGGTLNEELGGIVQTSGGGFLLGGTSASGINGEKSEVSRGGKDFWLISLDKNGTKLWDKTYGGSGEDEAYSLGKSGSEYFISGQSDSPAGFDKTRGSQGGKDFWFLKFTSTGEKIWDKRFGGILDEELRASVQTSDGGYLLAGKSFSNKSGNKTQNSQGSSDYWIVKTDADGMYQWDKRYGGSEAEELRAVIKTPDGGLLLAGKSISGVSGDRTQPSQGGADFWLVKVAPETTAIVAAREATRFTKPVNETKLSVLQAYPNPFKEQVTVNFTLPQTQTTQVKVYDSQGREITTLFQGKAQANQTYEIKWLVNKQAAGMYLLQLQTPTLRRQQKLLLTK
- a CDS encoding TonB-dependent receptor, producing the protein MIRCSWLLFLLICLLGYSNGVLGQQQADTLFTGSFTKTPFAEFVQQVEAKTSYHFFFSPATVDSLFVTLQVQEQYLPELLPQIFRNTPVQFAIDNQYRVFITKDTAIQTTLRSDFFEPATDSTISTVSPILAITASNPRSIRSRNTLETKLFEIGSGRATSVNSKANLAGYVRNLKTGEPITGASVYIQPPLIGVKSDQFGYYSLTLPVGRHELLIKSVGQKSTRRQIQITADGKLNIDLEEEVTTLKEVVVEAQKDKNVTGLQMGREQLDIKTIRQIPTAFGETDILRVVLTLPGVKSVGEGSTGFNVRGGATDQNLILFNGATIYNPAHLFGFFSAFNPDILKSVELYKSAIPAAYGGRLSSVLEIATRDGNKKQFSGSGGIGLLTSRLTLEGPIIKDKSAFLISGRSTYSDWLLQQLPNKTLRESAAAFYDVNVHLSHEANENNTFYVTAYTSRDKFKLGADTLYQYTNQSISTKWKHIFTNQLYGVVTGSLSRYSYNIESQRNPVNSSRLTYGVNQANLQVDLNYFRNETHTFNYGLSSIFYTVTPGKLQPLGFESLITLDALQEEKAIESAVYASDQITISPRLSVYLGLRYSLYQALGPRQVNQYVPGVPRTEKTITDTIFYQAGQSIAHYQGPEYRISAKYSLTDYSSLKVSYNRMRQYIHMLSNTASMSPADVWKLSDAYIRPQIGDQLAIGYYHNLKSNSIETSVEAYFKNMHDFVDYKSGATIILNHHLETDVVNAEGKAYGIELMVKKLTGKLNGWFSYTYARSLVRVNVGTPADQINNGKYYPSNFDKPHDFTLISNYRFNQRVSTSLNFTYNTGRPITLPLAKYYLRDTPRIFYSNRNEYRVPDYYRADFAVNLEGNHKIKKLAHSSWTFAVYNLTGRKNPFSIYFKSESNQIKGYQLAIFGQPIPTVTYNFRF
- a CDS encoding DUF4249 domain-containing protein — encoded protein: MRLKKGNFINCFIWLLWLLLSSCVEPYEPKVLRSVSKFLVVDGFINSQGITTIKLARTLNLTDTLNLPEPETKAQVQVEEENGAPYLLTEKNPGTYVSGKQTLHASRRYRLLIQTAAGTKYASAFVSVRPTPEIDSVSWRVESNGLQIYVDTHDPQNNTHYYRWEYENTWEFTPPYNSVLSYVIDTVLIRRDDIYHCWKTEISPRISISNSIKLSQDVIAQYPLLFLPAGSEKLRYRYSILVKQYAQTAEEYQYWEMLQKNTEQIGGLTDPLPSRLTGNIQNLTNPDEPVIGYIGAYSLREKRIFITNEELPQEWVYESGYSDCEEPFPIYLGDNIAAYLKAGKYIPLYPIARPGLIGYYIASQECTDCRLKGTNMKPDFWP